A stretch of the Pseudoalteromonas phenolica genome encodes the following:
- a CDS encoding aspartate kinase, with protein MALIVQKFGGTSVGSIERIEAVADIIIKTQQQGHQVVAVVSAMSGETNRLISLAHEIDSRPSSRELDVLVTTGEQVTASLLAMAIIRRGHPAISLLADQIGIQTDNMFGKARIESICTDRLNQEMEHNRIVIVAGFQGRDREGNITTLGRGGTDTTAVELAGALKAAECQIFTDVDGVYTTDPRIEPNARRLEQITFDEMLEMASLGAKVLHLRSVEAAGHYRLPLRVLSSFCHSKGTLITYEEPDMNKAPVSGVAASKDEVLITLKQLPNQPQILASLLTVLAEAGIAVDMLTQLNHQLDKIDYAFTVHSNDHHQVIELLTHKQESLGFVELVCDKEVAKVSVIGIGLKSHVEVIAQFYTAMSHENIRADLVTTSEMKISALLPQKYLELAVRALHSTFLLESIE; from the coding sequence GTGGCATTAATTGTTCAAAAATTTGGTGGCACTTCGGTAGGCTCGATTGAGCGTATCGAGGCTGTCGCCGATATCATCATAAAAACCCAACAACAGGGTCATCAAGTCGTTGCCGTTGTCTCTGCAATGTCTGGTGAAACCAATCGTTTAATCTCTCTCGCACACGAGATCGACAGCCGTCCTAGCAGTCGTGAACTCGATGTGTTGGTGACTACTGGCGAACAAGTGACTGCGTCGCTTTTGGCTATGGCCATCATTCGTCGTGGACATCCTGCAATTAGCTTACTTGCTGATCAAATTGGTATTCAAACTGACAATATGTTTGGTAAAGCGAGAATTGAGTCCATCTGTACCGACCGTTTAAATCAAGAAATGGAACATAACCGTATCGTGATTGTGGCGGGGTTTCAGGGGCGAGATCGAGAAGGCAATATCACGACACTCGGTCGCGGTGGCACAGACACAACCGCGGTAGAGTTAGCGGGTGCATTAAAAGCGGCTGAATGTCAGATATTCACAGACGTAGATGGTGTTTACACCACAGATCCTCGCATTGAGCCAAATGCACGTCGTCTTGAGCAAATTACCTTTGATGAAATGTTAGAGATGGCAAGCCTTGGCGCGAAAGTCTTACACTTACGTTCGGTTGAAGCGGCGGGCCACTATCGGTTACCACTTAGGGTTTTATCGAGCTTTTGCCACTCAAAAGGGACGTTAATTACTTACGAGGAGCCAGATATGAATAAAGCCCCAGTTTCAGGTGTGGCTGCAAGTAAAGATGAGGTATTAATTACGCTTAAGCAGTTACCAAATCAGCCACAGATCTTAGCAAGCCTGCTCACCGTACTGGCTGAAGCGGGCATTGCAGTAGATATGTTGACTCAATTAAACCACCAACTTGATAAAATAGACTATGCTTTTACTGTGCACAGTAATGATCATCATCAAGTTATTGAGCTTTTGACACATAAGCAAGAAAGCCTCGGTTTTGTTGAATTAGTGTGTGATAAGGAAGTGGCTAAAGTGTCTGTGATAGGCATTGGCCTGAAGTCTCATGTAGAAGTTATCGCACAGTTTTATACGGCAATGTCTCACGAGAATATTCGAGCTGACTTAGTGACAACATCCGAAATGAAAATTTCGGCTTTGCTGCCGCAAAAGTACTTAGAATTGGCTGTTAGAGCATTACACAGCACATTTTTATTGGAAAGTATTGAGTAA
- the csrA gene encoding carbon storage regulator CsrA — protein MLILTRRVGETLMIGDEVTVTVLGVKGNQVRIGVNAPKDVSVHREEIYMRIQAEKSGPATGNI, from the coding sequence ATGCTAATACTAACTCGTCGAGTGGGTGAAACCCTAATGATTGGTGATGAAGTAACTGTAACTGTACTAGGTGTTAAAGGTAACCAGGTACGTATTGGTGTTAATGCACCTAAAGATGTTTCAGTTCACCGTGAAGAGATTTACATGCGAATTCAGGCTGAAAAGTCTGGTCCTGCAACAGGTAACATCTGA
- a CDS encoding YcxB family protein, which translates to MMYKHEFTLDKPYYQECFDESEKFGKANKPKYALVGFLTLLGLVSIYGLENGYLGNFLIILAVIECVSYYYRRPWWVARQMISRASGSKVTVEIDEDKIKAANPYKSFVFNWQDITKVIKTDKGLLIYSLRGAQYLSLSALDDETVKFILAQKKSH; encoded by the coding sequence ATTATGTATAAACACGAGTTTACCCTTGATAAACCCTATTATCAGGAGTGTTTTGACGAGTCTGAAAAGTTTGGCAAAGCAAATAAACCTAAATATGCGTTAGTTGGTTTTTTAACTCTCCTTGGTTTAGTCTCAATTTACGGCTTGGAGAACGGTTATCTAGGGAACTTCTTAATCATTTTGGCGGTTATAGAATGTGTGTCATATTACTACCGTCGCCCATGGTGGGTTGCAAGACAGATGATCAGCAGAGCAAGTGGCTCCAAAGTAACTGTTGAAATTGACGAAGATAAAATAAAAGCAGCCAACCCATACAAATCCTTTGTGTTCAATTGGCAAGACATCACTAAAGTTATAAAAACAGACAAAGGTCTACTTATCTACTCGCTGCGAGGTGCACAATATTTATCTTTAAGTGCATTGGATGATGAGACGGTTAAATTTATTTTAGCGCAAAAAAAAAGCCACTAA
- a CDS encoding OadG family protein, producing the protein MDIGALLLEAASLMLTGMVGVFAFLSILIFAVSKLSLVAGGDEPTKPQRQPAKRPVSNGVPNAHIAAISAAVAQYRTK; encoded by the coding sequence ATGGATATAGGCGCTTTATTGCTAGAAGCTGCTAGCTTGATGCTCACTGGTATGGTGGGGGTTTTTGCTTTTTTATCTATCTTAATTTTTGCAGTGAGTAAGCTTTCACTTGTGGCTGGTGGAGATGAACCAACTAAGCCGCAACGCCAACCTGCTAAACGTCCAGTATCAAACGGCGTACCTAACGCACATATTGCTGCTATTAGTGCTGCTGTAGCTCAATACAGAACAAAATAA